A portion of the Acidobacteriaceae bacterium genome contains these proteins:
- the pucL gene encoding urate oxidase encodes MAIAKLSDNRYGKSLVRVMRVTKHEDHHDLDEWTVQILLTGDFETAHTEGDNVNILPTDTMKNTCYFVASESKAESIEEYAMALVDYILTRQSHISGAEVIVKSHLWKRMKVNGEEYPTAFLRGSNEVQTTRVSRTQGGTFEIVSGLDGLNVLKTTQSGFVGYIKDHLTTLPETTDRLFGTVVKAEWPYTAKAIAEGIDFNKVREHLREVMVSTFAKHDSLSVQQTLFQMGEDALAHTDIIDSVYMLMPNKHNLLIDLKRFGLDNPNHIFVPTDEPHGTIEATIVRG; translated from the coding sequence ATGGCAATCGCAAAACTCTCCGACAATCGTTACGGCAAATCGCTGGTGCGCGTGATGCGCGTGACCAAGCATGAAGATCATCACGACCTCGATGAGTGGACAGTTCAGATTCTGCTCACGGGTGACTTCGAGACCGCGCATACCGAAGGCGATAACGTAAATATTCTGCCAACGGACACGATGAAGAACACGTGCTACTTCGTGGCGAGCGAGTCCAAGGCCGAGTCCATCGAAGAGTACGCGATGGCGCTGGTGGACTACATCCTGACGCGCCAGTCGCACATCTCCGGCGCGGAAGTGATTGTGAAGTCGCACCTGTGGAAGCGCATGAAGGTGAACGGCGAAGAGTATCCGACGGCGTTCCTGCGCGGATCCAACGAGGTGCAGACGACGCGCGTTTCGCGCACGCAGGGCGGCACGTTTGAGATCGTCAGCGGACTCGATGGCCTGAACGTGCTGAAGACAACGCAGAGCGGCTTTGTCGGCTATATCAAGGACCATCTGACGACGCTGCCGGAGACGACCGATCGCCTCTTCGGCACGGTGGTGAAGGCCGAGTGGCCGTATACGGCGAAGGCCATTGCCGAAGGCATCGACTTCAACAAAGTGCGCGAGCATCTGCGCGAGGTGATGGTGTCGACATTTGCCAAGCATGACTCGCTGAGCGTGCAGCAGACGCTGTTCCAGATGGGTGAGGACGCGCTGGCGCACACGGACATCATCGACTCGGTGTACATGCTGATGCCGAACAAGCACAACCTGCTGATCGACCTGAAGCGCTTCGGGCTCGACAACCCGAACCACATCTTCGTACCGACGGATGAACCGCACGGCACGATTGAAGCGACGATCGTTCGCGGATAA
- the uraH gene encoding hydroxyisourate hydrolase, with amino-acid sequence MGLSTHILDTNLGRPAANVSLTLSILHNDSWNEIGRGFTDIDGRCKTLLGDAPLEVAVYKVRFATSEYFAAQHMSGLYPFVEIVFTVRQPDQHYHIPLLLSANGYSTYRGS; translated from the coding sequence ATGGGTCTTTCGACGCACATTCTGGATACCAACCTGGGACGTCCTGCAGCCAACGTTTCGTTGACGCTTTCGATCCTGCATAACGATTCGTGGAATGAGATCGGGCGAGGCTTTACCGATATCGACGGCCGTTGCAAGACACTGCTGGGCGATGCTCCGCTGGAAGTGGCGGTGTACAAGGTGCGCTTTGCGACGAGCGAGTACTTCGCCGCGCAGCATATGTCGGGCCTTTATCCCTTTGTTGAAATCGTCTTCACGGTCCGGCAGCCGGACCAGCATTACCACATACCGCTGCTGTTGAGCGCTAACGGATACTCCACCTACCGAGGAAGCTGA